From the genome of Bacteroidia bacterium:
TAAGCGTTCCCAAGATTTACCACTTGCGTATCACGATGTGGGGCAGTTTTATTTTTTTGTGGTGAGCAGATTTTTAGCCACTAAAAAACTATTTTCCGAATTTTCTGTACCTTTGCATATTTCAGAATTGGAAATGCAAGATATTGATAATGAA
Proteins encoded in this window:
- a CDS encoding pseudaminic acid cytidylyltransferase, with the translated sequence KRSQDLPLAYHDVGQFYFFVVSRFLATKKLFSEFSVPLHISELEMQDIDNETDWKLAELKYQLLKNV